In Methanocaldococcus sp. FS406-22, the genomic stretch TTAATAACGAAACTCTTGCACGCACATGTGCTAGATATCTTATATTCACTATATTAACAAAGAATTTGACAATAACGATAAAAAAAGACCTTTACGATTATTTATATTTAGATAATACAGCTAAAACATTATTTTATGGACTAAGCTGGATTTTAGGATATAAACTTAAAGATTTAAAGGAAATTATAGAGATGTTAAGAGATTATGATTTGAGCATGTTTCCAAGTGTTAATAATATTAATAAAAATAAAATTGAAGTTGAAGAAATGTATAACAGTTTTTTAAATGGGAATAAAGAAGATTACAACGAATATAAAAAGCTTGCTTGGAATAAAATTGTTGAATTTACTCAATCTTTAGTAAGAATTATGTTTTTTTACATTATTAATGATTTAAAAACTGCAAAGAATTTAGCAGAGGTGGTAAGTTCAGAGTATCCAAAAGTCCCAAGTGAGCTTTTTAAAGAACTAAGTAAAGCAATAGAAGAAGAAATTAATGCTAAATCATGTAGTGAGAAAGAGATAGCCAAAGAAAAAGTTAAAAAAGCATTTGTAAAGTTGTTTTATTTTGCAGTATAAATGTTTATATACCAAATGCCGTTTTAAACTGTTTAGTTTTTTGTGAGTATTTGTGAGTGTATGGGAGTATTGAGTTTTCGAAATGTTTATATATTATTTTTACGCGTAGTTTATAGTGTCAATCTAATTAACCCCAAGCCACCCTAAACCTCTTTTAAAAATATTAAAGCAGCCAACTAATTGTCAAATTGATGGGTGGAGCTGGGATCCCCACGACAGGGGCAGAGGTTTCTATTAAGAGGCTGATGACGCCCAAGTCCAATGTGAGGCATTTACTCACCAACGCTCACATTGGACAGACCCCTTTATAAAATTCAATATCTCTTCTTTATTTAGAATAATTGGATAACCAACAACTATATCATTATTATCTTTAATTCTTTTTAAAACTTCTCTATCCTCTAAAGACAATATAAAATCTCTCCAATTTCCTTTATAATTCCTCCTTCTATTTAAATAACCCTTCATAGATTTCAACACATTCTCATCAATCTTTGTAGCAAATGGGACATATACAGCTTTCTTTGAGTTTATATTGCATTTCTGCCCATATAAATAATAAGATATAAGGTTGTATTCCTCAATAATATCTTTAACTAAACTCTCTACTCCTTCAGTCCCCACCCAAACATCTTTGCCATACCCAATAGCCTCTCTAACAACATCTAAAATTCTATTGTTGCTGAATCTTCTCTCCCTATCACTTAAATATTGCTTATTTCCTAAAACAACACACAAATCAAAATCATAAGATGCATAAAGCTCTAACAATTTAAAAGCATCTTCTTTCTTAGCTTGAACTGTCATAACAACCTTAGATATCTTTTCTAACCCTTCTAAAATATCTTCATCAACTATAGCTACATTTTCAGCATCTATAATGTAATAATCAAAATACTTCTCAACAAACCTTCCAAACTCTACAATATCCTCATCTATTTTGCTTGGCTTTATGGCAATGGCTAACATAAAACTCACCACAAAAAACTTTAAATAACTAACTATCATTTTAAATAGAAATTAATTAAATTTATTAATAAAGGTGATAGCTTGGAATTTTCAGAGTGGTATTCCGATATATTAGAAAAAGCTGAAATTTATGATGTTAGGTATCCAATAAAAGGTTGTGGAGTTTACCTCCCTTACGGATTTAAAATTAGGAGATATACATTTGAAATAATAAGAAAGCTATTAGATGAGAGTGGGCATGATGAAACATTATTCCCAATGCTAATCCCAGAAGATTTGTTAGCTAAGGAGGCAGAACATATAAAAGGATTTGAGGATGAGGTTTATTGGGTAACTCATGGAGGAAAAACACCGTTAGATGTTAAATTAGCTTTAAGACCCACTTCAGAAACACCAATCTATTACATGATGAAGCTTTGGGTTAAAGTTCATACTGATTTACCAATAAAAGTTTATCAGATAGTTAATACATTTAGATATGAAACAAAGCACACAAGGCCTTTAATTAGATTAAGAGAGATAATGACATTTAAAGAAGCTCACACTGCTCATTCAACAAAAGAAGAGGCTGAAGAGCAGGTAAAACAAGCTATATCTATCTATAAAAAATTCTTTGACACTTTGGGCATTCCATACTTAATCTCAAAAAGACCAGAGTGGGATAAATTCCCTGGAGCAGAATACACAATGGCTTTTGATACCATATTTCCAGATGGGAGAGTAATGCAAATAGCAACTGTCCATAATTTAGGGCAAAACTTCTCAAAGACTTTTGAGATTTTATTTGAAACACCAACTGGAGGTAAAGATTATGCCTATCAAACATGTTATGGAATCTCTGATAGAGTTATAGCTTCAATTATAGCAATACATGGAGATGAGAAAGGGCTGATTTTGCCACCGATAGTAGCTCCGATACAGATAGTTATAGTTCCATTAATATTTAAAGGAAAGGAAGAAGTTGTAATGGAAAAAGCTAAAGAGTTGTATGAAAAATTAAAAGGCAAATATAGGGTTTATATTGATGATAGAGATATAAGGCCTGGAAGAAAGTTCAACGATTGGGAGATAAAAGGTGTTCCATTGAGAATTGAAATAGGACCGAAAGATATTGAGAATAAAAAGATAACACTATTTAGAAGAGATACAATGGAGAAATTCCAGGTAGATGAAACACAGTT encodes the following:
- the proS gene encoding proline--tRNA ligase, coding for MEFSEWYSDILEKAEIYDVRYPIKGCGVYLPYGFKIRRYTFEIIRKLLDESGHDETLFPMLIPEDLLAKEAEHIKGFEDEVYWVTHGGKTPLDVKLALRPTSETPIYYMMKLWVKVHTDLPIKVYQIVNTFRYETKHTRPLIRLREIMTFKEAHTAHSTKEEAEEQVKQAISIYKKFFDTLGIPYLISKRPEWDKFPGAEYTMAFDTIFPDGRVMQIATVHNLGQNFSKTFEILFETPTGGKDYAYQTCYGISDRVIASIIAIHGDEKGLILPPIVAPIQIVIVPLIFKGKEEVVMEKAKELYEKLKGKYRVYIDDRDIRPGRKFNDWEIKGVPLRIEIGPKDIENKKITLFRRDTMEKFQVDETQLEEVIEKTLNNIMENIKNRAWEKFENFITTLEDINPDEIKKILSEKRGVILIPFKEEIYNEELEEKVEATILGETEYKGNKYIAIAKTY